The Rhizobium leguminosarum genome includes a region encoding these proteins:
- a CDS encoding M24 family metallopeptidase: MALHFEKAEFASRLARLTEKMKEEKLDALLLFAQESMYWLTGYDTFGYCFFQTLVVKSDGTMALITRSADLRQARHTSILEDIHIWVDRVNADPTLDLKNLLVEMDLLGARIGIEYDTHGMTGRVARLLDAQLTTFGQIVDASYLVSRLRLIKSPTEVAYVERAAVLADDALDAAIRLTKPGADEADILAAMQGAIFSGGGDYPANEFIIGSGADALLCRYKAGRRKLDASDQLTLEWAGAYAHYHAAMMRTIVIGEPTHRHRELYNACRETIEAIETVLKPGQTFGDVFDMHARIIDERGLARHRLNACGYSLGARFSPSWMEHQMFHVGNPQPIEPNMSLFVHMIIADSDTGTAMTLGQTYLTTADVPRALSRHPLDFIGL, translated from the coding sequence ATGGCACTGCACTTCGAAAAGGCCGAATTCGCAAGCCGGCTTGCGCGCCTCACCGAGAAGATGAAGGAAGAAAAGCTCGACGCCTTGCTGCTCTTCGCCCAGGAAAGCATGTACTGGCTGACGGGCTACGACACCTTCGGCTACTGCTTCTTCCAGACGCTGGTCGTCAAGAGCGACGGCACCATGGCGCTGATCACCCGCTCGGCCGATCTTCGCCAGGCCAGGCATACCTCGATCCTCGAGGACATCCATATCTGGGTCGACCGGGTCAATGCCGACCCGACGCTCGACCTGAAGAACCTGCTGGTCGAGATGGACCTGCTCGGCGCCCGCATCGGCATCGAATATGATACGCACGGCATGACCGGCCGCGTCGCCCGGCTGCTCGACGCGCAATTGACCACCTTCGGCCAGATCGTCGACGCCTCCTACCTCGTCAGCCGCCTGCGCCTGATCAAGAGCCCGACGGAGGTCGCCTATGTCGAGCGTGCCGCCGTTCTCGCCGACGATGCGCTCGATGCCGCGATCCGGCTGACAAAACCCGGCGCCGACGAGGCCGATATCCTCGCCGCCATGCAGGGCGCGATCTTTTCCGGCGGCGGCGACTACCCCGCCAACGAGTTCATCATCGGCTCCGGCGCCGACGCCCTGCTTTGCCGCTACAAGGCCGGCCGCCGCAAGCTCGACGCCAGCGACCAACTGACGCTCGAATGGGCCGGCGCCTATGCGCATTACCATGCCGCCATGATGCGCACGATCGTCATCGGCGAGCCGACGCATCGCCACCGCGAGCTTTACAACGCCTGCCGCGAAACAATCGAAGCGATCGAGACCGTGCTCAAGCCCGGCCAGACCTTCGGCGATGTCTTCGACATGCATGCCAGGATCATCGACGAGCGCGGCCTGGCCCGCCACCGGCTGAATGCCTGTGGCTATTCGCTCGGCGCCCGCTTCTCGCCCTCCTGGATGGAGCATCAGATGTTCCATGTCGGCAATCCGCAGCCGATCGAGCCGAACATGTCGCTCTTCGTGCACATGATCATCGCCGATTCCGATACGGGCACGGCGATGACGCTCGGCCAGACCTATCTGACGACTGCGGATGTGCCGCGCGCGCTATCCCGCCATCCACTCGATTTCATCGGGCTCTGA
- the pgeF gene encoding peptidoglycan editing factor PgeF: MQDAASPAPIESVLLNEATGATIRHGYFTRAGGVSEGLYRGLNVGLGSSDERDKVLENRCRVAAWFGLPVERLATVHQVHSPDVVTIGADYDGARPDADAMVTRTPGIALGVLAADCGPILFADPGNRVIGAAHAGWKGALTGVLENTIAAMEALGADRARIVACLGPSISQASYEVGPEFVERFVAENPEDERFFVPSATPGHAMFDLPALTVDRLTKAGVRAESLGLCTYPDNERFFSYRRTTHRKEPDYGRQISAISIRET; this comes from the coding sequence ATGCAGGACGCGGCCTCTCCCGCACCGATCGAAAGCGTGCTGCTGAACGAAGCGACGGGCGCCACGATCCGGCACGGATATTTCACTCGGGCCGGCGGCGTTTCGGAGGGGCTGTATCGTGGCCTTAACGTCGGCCTCGGCTCCAGCGACGAACGCGACAAGGTCCTGGAAAACCGCTGTCGCGTCGCCGCCTGGTTCGGCTTGCCGGTCGAGCGGCTGGCAACCGTGCATCAGGTCCATTCCCCCGATGTCGTGACGATCGGCGCCGATTACGACGGCGCCCGTCCCGATGCGGATGCGATGGTAACGCGCACCCCTGGCATTGCGCTTGGTGTGCTCGCCGCCGATTGCGGACCCATCCTGTTTGCCGACCCCGGCAATCGCGTCATCGGTGCTGCCCACGCCGGCTGGAAGGGCGCGCTGACGGGCGTGCTCGAAAACACCATCGCCGCCATGGAGGCACTGGGTGCGGACCGCGCTCGCATCGTCGCTTGCCTCGGCCCCTCAATCAGCCAGGCGAGCTATGAGGTCGGCCCTGAGTTCGTCGAGCGTTTCGTCGCCGAAAACCCGGAGGACGAGCGCTTTTTCGTGCCTTCCGCAACGCCCGGCCACGCCATGTTCGACCTGCCGGCGCTGACCGTCGACCGGTTGACGAAAGCCGGCGTGCGTGCGGAAAGCCTCGGCCTCTGCACCTATCCGGACAACGAGCGCTTCTTTTCCTACCGCAGGACGACACATCGCAAGGAGCCGGATTACGGCCGCCAGATTTCCGCGATATCAATCAGGGAGACTTGA
- a CDS encoding response regulator yields MAVKTDISDDAAHLLVVDDDSRIRALLNRYLAENGFRVTVAADGAEAQRKLAGLDFDLIIMDVMMPGESGIEVTRGLRAIKNVPIIMLTALAESGNRIEGLEAGADDYLSKPFDPRELVLRINNILRRNAGGEGPKIEQVMFGPYTFSLTRKELKKASEVIRLTDREQEIMLLFARRAGDTIPRHELIGNDTEVGERTIDVQINRLRRKIEDDPANPVWLQTVRGIGYRLSID; encoded by the coding sequence ATGGCGGTCAAGACAGATATTTCCGATGATGCGGCGCACTTGCTGGTGGTCGATGACGACTCCCGCATCCGTGCGCTGCTCAATCGTTATCTCGCCGAGAACGGCTTCCGCGTCACCGTCGCCGCCGACGGCGCCGAGGCGCAGCGCAAGCTTGCGGGTCTCGACTTCGACCTGATCATCATGGATGTGATGATGCCCGGCGAATCCGGCATCGAGGTTACCCGCGGGCTTCGCGCCATCAAGAACGTCCCGATCATCATGCTGACGGCGCTGGCAGAATCGGGCAACCGCATCGAAGGCCTTGAGGCGGGCGCCGACGACTATCTTTCCAAGCCCTTCGACCCGCGCGAACTGGTGCTGCGCATCAACAACATCCTGCGCCGCAACGCCGGGGGCGAGGGACCGAAGATCGAACAGGTGATGTTCGGCCCCTACACTTTCTCGCTGACCCGCAAGGAGCTGAAGAAAGCCAGTGAGGTGATCCGGCTCACCGACCGCGAGCAGGAGATCATGCTGCTCTTTGCGCGGCGCGCCGGCGACACGATCCCCCGCCATGAACTGATCGGCAACGATACCGAAGTCGGCGAGCGGACGATCGACGTGCAGATCAACCGGCTGAGGCGTAAGATCGAGGACGATCCCGCCAATCCCGTCTGGCTGCAGACCGTGCGCGGCATCGGATACAGGCTGAGCATCGACTAA
- a CDS encoding YbjN domain-containing protein translates to MNLMELEVERQSNPVDMIEYVASNNDWSFERSGEDEIAMTVEGRWTDYHVSFSWMEEFEALHLGCAFDIKVPDIRVNEVVKLLSAINGQVLMGHFDLWRQEDVVIFRQSLLLAGGAEPTNRQVEVLLSSALDTCEAYFQAFQFVVWSGMEATKAMEAVLFETVGEA, encoded by the coding sequence ATGAACCTGATGGAATTGGAAGTCGAGCGTCAGTCGAACCCGGTCGATATGATCGAGTACGTTGCCTCCAACAACGACTGGTCGTTCGAGCGGTCCGGCGAGGACGAGATCGCGATGACGGTCGAGGGCCGCTGGACGGACTACCACGTCTCCTTCTCCTGGATGGAGGAATTCGAGGCGCTGCACCTCGGCTGCGCCTTCGATATCAAAGTTCCCGACATCAGGGTCAACGAGGTGGTCAAGCTGCTCTCGGCGATCAACGGGCAGGTGCTGATGGGTCATTTCGACCTCTGGCGCCAGGAAGATGTCGTGATTTTCCGCCAATCGCTGCTGCTTGCCGGCGGTGCGGAGCCTACTAATCGCCAGGTGGAGGTGCTGCTTTCCAGCGCGCTTGACACCTGCGAGGCCTATTTCCAGGCATTCCAGTTCGTCGTCTGGTCCGGCATGGAAGCGACGAAGGCGATGGAAGCCGTGCTGTTTGAAACGGTCGGCGAGGCTTAA
- a CDS encoding DUF1236 domain-containing protein — MTLKRNILLAGAVLLASGGLAQAEMMATTVNDLNVRAGPGPQYPSVGLATRGSTAVLDGCIEGSRWCRVDVNGMRGWVYADYLQVDHGGSSVIVEQHRAEIGVPSVTYESTASVVPADPQPAPGDELLGPVGAVETITPPETVRTYIETNPGQTVQLGGDVVVGAEVPADVTFQSIPDYEYRYTRINDRPVLVDPGTRRIVYVYQ, encoded by the coding sequence ATGACCTTGAAGAGAAACATTCTGTTGGCTGGAGCCGTGCTCCTGGCGAGCGGCGGTCTTGCGCAGGCGGAGATGATGGCGACAACGGTCAATGATCTCAACGTTCGCGCCGGCCCGGGCCCGCAATATCCCTCGGTCGGCCTTGCCACCCGCGGCTCGACCGCGGTGCTCGACGGCTGCATCGAAGGCAGCCGCTGGTGCCGCGTCGACGTCAACGGCATGCGCGGCTGGGTCTATGCCGATTATCTGCAGGTCGATCATGGCGGCAGCTCTGTTATCGTCGAACAACACCGCGCCGAGATCGGCGTTCCCAGCGTGACTTACGAGTCGACCGCGAGTGTCGTCCCGGCCGATCCGCAGCCGGCACCGGGCGATGAGTTGCTCGGCCCCGTCGGTGCGGTCGAGACCATCACCCCACCGGAGACAGTCCGCACCTACATCGAGACCAATCCAGGCCAGACGGTGCAACTCGGCGGTGACGTCGTCGTCGGCGCGGAAGTGCCTGCCGATGTCACCTTCCAGTCGATCCCGGATTACGAGTATCGCTATACCAGGATCAACGACCGGCCGGTGCTGGTCGATCCCGGTACACGCCGGATCGTCTACGTCTATCAGTGA
- a CDS encoding MarR family winged helix-turn-helix transcriptional regulator, with protein MSRQTGPKAGKPEPLATPMEDTDIIDFEIIELFFFAYRDFVSDPDAILEKSGFGRAHHRVVHFVNRNPGMTVADLLETLKITKQSLARVLKQLIDSGYIRQVAGPEDRRQRKLYPTKSGRELALALAEPQSRRIERAFEGASAEVRESVKAFLSGMRDRQKAD; from the coding sequence GTGTCACGACAGACCGGCCCGAAAGCAGGCAAGCCGGAGCCGCTAGCCACGCCGATGGAAGATACTGATATCATCGATTTCGAGATCATCGAGCTGTTCTTCTTCGCCTATCGCGACTTCGTTTCCGATCCTGACGCTATCCTCGAAAAGAGCGGCTTCGGTCGGGCGCATCACCGCGTCGTGCATTTCGTCAACCGCAATCCCGGCATGACGGTAGCCGATCTTCTCGAAACGCTGAAGATCACCAAGCAGAGCCTTGCAAGGGTGCTGAAACAGCTGATCGACTCAGGCTATATTCGCCAGGTGGCAGGTCCTGAAGACCGGCGGCAGCGCAAGCTCTATCCGACGAAATCGGGACGAGAGCTGGCGCTTGCCCTTGCCGAGCCGCAATCGCGCCGCATTGAGCGGGCATTCGAAGGGGCTTCTGCGGAGGTGCGGGAGAGCGTAAAAGCTTTCCTCAGCGGCATGCGGGACAGACAGAAGGCGGATTGA
- a CDS encoding accessory factor UbiK family protein produces MTTGTNRIMDEFAKLMTDAAGAAQGVRKEIETAFNAQAERWLNSMDIVKREEFEAVREMAIKARDENEALAARIAALEAKLAGEGA; encoded by the coding sequence ATGACGACCGGAACGAACCGCATCATGGACGAATTCGCCAAGCTGATGACCGATGCGGCCGGTGCCGCCCAGGGCGTCCGCAAGGAGATCGAAACCGCCTTCAACGCCCAGGCGGAGCGTTGGCTGAACAGCATGGACATCGTCAAGCGCGAGGAGTTCGAGGCCGTGCGCGAGATGGCGATCAAGGCACGCGACGAGAACGAGGCGCTTGCCGCCCGCATCGCAGCACTCGAGGCGAAGCTTGCCGGCGAGGGCGCTTAA
- the lgt gene encoding prolipoprotein diacylglyceryl transferase: MPTAADLLAIMPFPDIDPIAFSIGPLAIHWYGLAYVAGILLGWAYACRIVANDSLWPGNVSPISKTHLDDFIVWAALGVVLGGRLGYIFFYDLPAVLRTPVRALEIWNGGMSFHGGLTGTTIAMILFARRNAIPVWSLFDIVAAVVPFGLFFGRIANFINGELWGRLTDVPWAVVFPTGGPFARHPSQLYEAGLEGIVLLLVLAAFVYGMRALKSPGFITGVFVCGYALSRIFVEFFREPDAQLGYLVGTNWLTMGMVLSFPMILLGLWAMLRARRQAALQL; this comes from the coding sequence TTGCCGACAGCAGCCGATCTCCTTGCCATCATGCCTTTCCCGGATATCGATCCGATCGCCTTTTCGATCGGTCCGCTGGCGATTCACTGGTACGGTCTCGCCTATGTCGCCGGCATCCTGCTCGGCTGGGCGTATGCGTGCCGCATCGTCGCCAATGACAGTCTCTGGCCCGGCAACGTCTCGCCGATATCAAAGACGCATCTCGACGATTTCATCGTCTGGGCAGCGCTTGGCGTCGTCCTCGGCGGTCGTCTCGGCTATATTTTCTTCTATGACCTCCCCGCCGTCCTGCGCACTCCCGTCCGTGCGCTCGAGATCTGGAACGGCGGCATGTCCTTCCACGGCGGCCTGACCGGTACGACGATCGCCATGATCCTCTTTGCCCGCCGCAACGCCATCCCGGTCTGGAGCCTGTTCGACATCGTCGCCGCCGTCGTTCCCTTCGGTCTGTTCTTCGGCCGCATCGCCAATTTCATCAATGGCGAGCTGTGGGGCCGGTTGACCGACGTGCCCTGGGCCGTGGTCTTCCCGACCGGTGGTCCCTTCGCCCGCCATCCGAGCCAGCTTTACGAAGCCGGCCTCGAAGGCATCGTTCTGCTCCTGGTGCTGGCCGCCTTCGTCTATGGCATGCGAGCGCTGAAAAGCCCCGGCTTCATTACAGGCGTCTTCGTTTGCGGTTATGCACTGTCGCGCATCTTCGTCGAATTCTTCCGCGAGCCTGATGCCCAGCTCGGTTACCTCGTCGGCACGAACTGGCTGACCATGGGCATGGTGCTCTCCTTCCCGATGATCCTGCTTGGCCTCTGGGCGATGCTGCGGGCCCGCCGCCAGGCTGCGCTGCAGCTCTGA
- a CDS encoding ATP-binding protein, with the protein MVTIDSLRREDRTSAPGWRSIVRWLRRRLPTGLYARSLLIIIIPMVLLQSVVAAVFMERHWQMVTERLSLAVTRDIAAIIEIIETYPQNSDYSEIIRIARDQLSLQISIEPDGDLPPPRVKPFFSILDGILSDEITDEIHRPFWIDTVGNSNLVEIRIKLDNKILRVLTKRSQTYASNTHIFIVWMVGTSLVLIGISILFLRGQIRPILTLARAAESFGKGQKPDNFYPRGADEVRRAGLAFILMRERIERQIEQRTAMLSGVSHDLRTILTRFKLQLALAGDNPDLHGLNDDVNDMQTMLEAYMAFARGEVEEDVGELRLSEIFAKLESDFALHGKKFSYSIEGDDDISVRPNAFMRLVTNLASNARRYADRLDIEAKHNAKWLTVIFDDDGPGIPEKNREDVFKPFFRLDTARNLDASGTGLGLAIARDIARSHGGNVTLSDSPLGGLRATIRIPA; encoded by the coding sequence ATGGTGACGATCGACAGCTTGCGGCGGGAAGACCGCACTTCTGCGCCGGGCTGGCGCTCGATCGTCCGCTGGCTGCGCCGGCGGCTGCCGACCGGACTTTACGCGCGCTCGCTGCTGATCATCATCATTCCGATGGTGCTCCTGCAATCCGTCGTCGCCGCCGTTTTCATGGAGCGCCACTGGCAAATGGTAACGGAGCGGCTGTCGCTTGCGGTTACCCGTGACATCGCCGCGATCATCGAGATCATCGAGACCTATCCGCAGAATTCGGACTATAGCGAGATCATCCGCATCGCCCGCGACCAGCTCAGCCTGCAGATCTCGATCGAGCCGGACGGCGACCTGCCGCCACCGCGCGTCAAGCCGTTCTTCTCGATCCTCGACGGCATCCTCAGCGACGAGATCACTGACGAGATCCATCGGCCTTTCTGGATCGACACGGTCGGCAACTCGAACCTCGTCGAGATCCGCATCAAACTCGACAACAAGATCCTGCGGGTGCTGACGAAACGCAGCCAGACCTATGCCTCGAACACGCATATCTTCATCGTCTGGATGGTCGGCACCTCGCTGGTGTTGATCGGCATCTCGATCCTCTTCCTGCGCGGGCAGATCCGGCCGATCCTCACCTTGGCGCGCGCGGCCGAAAGCTTCGGCAAGGGGCAGAAGCCCGATAATTTCTATCCGCGCGGCGCCGACGAGGTCAGGCGCGCCGGCCTTGCCTTCATTTTGATGCGCGAGCGAATCGAACGGCAGATCGAGCAGCGCACCGCGATGCTCTCCGGCGTCAGCCATGATCTGCGCACCATCCTCACCCGCTTCAAGCTGCAGCTGGCGCTGGCCGGCGACAATCCCGACCTGCATGGCCTCAACGATGACGTCAACGACATGCAGACCATGCTGGAGGCCTATATGGCCTTTGCACGCGGCGAGGTCGAAGAGGATGTCGGCGAGCTGAGACTCAGTGAGATCTTCGCCAAGCTGGAATCCGATTTCGCCCTGCACGGCAAAAAATTCAGCTACTCCATCGAAGGCGATGACGATATCTCCGTCAGGCCGAACGCCTTCATGCGTCTCGTCACCAACCTTGCCTCGAATGCTCGGCGGTATGCCGATAGGCTCGACATCGAGGCCAAGCACAATGCCAAATGGCTGACCGTCATCTTCGACGATGACGGTCCGGGCATTCCCGAAAAGAATCGCGAGGACGTGTTCAAGCCGTTCTTCCGGCTGGATACGGCGCGCAACCTCGATGCATCAGGCACCGGGCTCGGCCTGGCGATCGCCCGCGACATCGCCCGCAGCCACGGCGGCAACGTCACGCTCAGTGACAGCCCGCTCGGCGGGCTGAGGGCCACGATCCGCATCCCGGCTTAG
- the proC gene encoding pyrroline-5-carboxylate reductase, with the protein MPTKAFSSTHPVVLIGAGNMGGAMLSGWLKSGVPGSAVIVVDPGPSPAMLSTISEAGATHLTALPTDLKASVLFLAVKPQVMEAVLPAVKSAVGPDTVVVSVAAGKTLGFLEKHLGKAAMVRAMPNTPAMVGRGVTGAFANSRVSDPQRERVHSLLRVSGPVEWVPAEADIDAVTALSGSGPAYVFYLVECMAEAGRKLGLQADLAMRLARETVAGAGELMHQSPDDASRLRENVTSPGGTTAAALAVLMAEDGMQPLFDAALAAARKRAEELAG; encoded by the coding sequence ATGCCGACGAAGGCTTTCTCCTCGACACATCCCGTCGTTCTGATCGGTGCCGGAAACATGGGCGGGGCGATGCTCTCCGGCTGGCTGAAAAGCGGCGTTCCGGGCTCGGCCGTCATCGTTGTCGATCCAGGCCCATCGCCGGCGATGCTTTCGACGATCAGCGAGGCTGGCGCGACCCATCTGACCGCGCTTCCCACGGATTTGAAGGCAAGCGTGCTGTTCCTGGCGGTCAAGCCGCAGGTGATGGAGGCGGTGCTGCCGGCGGTGAAGAGTGCCGTCGGGCCAGACACGGTCGTCGTCTCGGTCGCGGCCGGCAAGACGCTCGGTTTCCTCGAGAAACATCTCGGCAAGGCCGCCATGGTGCGGGCCATGCCGAACACACCAGCCATGGTCGGGCGCGGCGTTACCGGCGCTTTTGCGAATTCAAGGGTTAGCGATCCGCAGCGCGAACGCGTCCATTCCCTTCTGCGCGTCTCGGGGCCTGTCGAATGGGTGCCGGCGGAAGCCGATATCGATGCCGTGACGGCGCTTTCGGGCAGCGGTCCGGCTTATGTATTCTATCTCGTCGAATGTATGGCGGAGGCAGGCCGTAAACTCGGTCTGCAGGCGGACCTCGCCATGCGTCTTGCGCGGGAAACAGTCGCGGGGGCTGGTGAACTCATGCACCAGTCCCCCGACGACGCTTCGCGGCTGCGGGAGAATGTGACCTCTCCCGGCGGCACCACGGCGGCGGCGCTCGCCGTGCTGATGGCCGAAGACGGCATGCAGCCCTTGTTCGACGCAGCCCTTGCGGCGGCGCGCAAGCGGGCCGAGGAACTGGCTGGCTGA
- a CDS encoding MBL fold metallo-hydrolase, producing the protein MGMLQAGIIPVTPFQQNCTIFFDPDTKEGVVVDPGGDVPLILQAIAQNGLTIKEIWLTHGHLDHAGGASELKEALGIDVVGPHQDDLPLLQRIETQAEKYGISGLRDVVPDRWLKDGDKISFGAHEFEVYHTPGHAPGHVIYFNRAQNFAHLGDVLFNGSIGRTDLPGGNHQQLLDSIRDKVLPLGDDVGFICGHGPGSRIGDERRSNPFLQEIRPRSI; encoded by the coding sequence ATGGGCATGCTCCAGGCCGGCATCATTCCGGTGACACCCTTCCAGCAGAACTGCACGATCTTCTTCGATCCCGATACCAAGGAAGGCGTCGTCGTCGATCCCGGCGGCGACGTGCCGCTCATCCTGCAGGCGATTGCCCAGAACGGCCTGACCATCAAGGAAATCTGGCTGACACACGGCCATCTCGACCATGCGGGCGGCGCCAGTGAATTGAAGGAGGCCCTCGGCATCGACGTGGTCGGCCCGCATCAGGACGATCTGCCGCTGCTGCAACGGATCGAAACGCAGGCTGAAAAATACGGCATATCAGGATTGCGCGACGTCGTGCCCGACCGCTGGCTGAAGGATGGCGACAAGATCTCTTTCGGCGCCCATGAATTCGAAGTCTATCACACGCCCGGCCATGCCCCCGGCCACGTCATCTATTTCAACCGTGCGCAGAATTTCGCCCATCTCGGCGACGTGCTTTTCAACGGCTCGATCGGCCGCACCGACCTGCCCGGCGGCAATCATCAGCAGCTTCTCGATTCGATCCGCGACAAGGTATTGCCGCTCGGCGACGACGTCGGCTTCATCTGCGGCCACGGCCCCGGCAGCCGCATCGGCGACGAGCGGCGAAGCAATCCATTCCTGCAGGAGATCAGACCTCGGAGTATCTGA
- a CDS encoding tRNA-binding protein, giving the protein MAEDITYADFERVDIRVGTIIEASPFPEARKPAFKLLIDFGPDIGNKKSSAQITVHYTPESLIGRQVLGVVNFPPRQIGPFRSEVLTLGFENENGAIVLAAVEQPVPNGRKMM; this is encoded by the coding sequence ATGGCAGAAGATATCACCTACGCCGATTTCGAGCGTGTCGATATCCGCGTCGGCACGATCATCGAAGCCAGTCCCTTTCCGGAGGCGCGCAAGCCGGCGTTCAAACTCCTGATCGATTTCGGTCCTGACATCGGCAATAAGAAATCCTCAGCGCAGATCACCGTTCATTATACGCCGGAAAGCCTGATCGGCCGGCAGGTGCTCGGCGTCGTCAATTTCCCGCCGCGCCAGATCGGGCCGTTCCGCTCGGAAGTGCTGACGCTGGGATTCGAGAACGAGAACGGCGCGATAGTGCTTGCTGCGGTCGAACAGCCGGTGCCGAACGGCCGAAAGATGATGTGA
- a CDS encoding class I SAM-dependent methyltransferase — MTTALGEKIKAIIQANGPISVTDYFSLCLADPEHGYYRTREPFGRSGDFVTAPEVSQIFGEMIGVFIVHAWQRHGTPTDVRLVEIGPGRGTMMADMLRVISRIAPPLFDAMTVHLVETSERLRDVQSQTLEPHGEKITWHDGFDEVPSGFTLIAANELFDAIPIRQFVRMPTGFRERMVGIDADGELTFAAGVAGLDPTLLPEPVQNVPVGTLFEISPARQAVMMAICERLRAFGGTALTIDYGHLVTGFGDTLQAVRMHEFDPPLAHPGEADLTSHVDFQQLAETALAAGLHLNGALHQGDFLTGLGILDRATALGRDREPQTQQVIQAAVERLAGAGEGRMGELFKVMAVSYPALDLMPFRPVD, encoded by the coding sequence ATGACCACCGCTCTAGGCGAAAAGATCAAGGCGATTATCCAGGCCAACGGCCCGATCAGCGTCACCGATTATTTCTCGCTCTGCCTCGCAGACCCCGAACACGGCTATTACCGCACCCGCGAGCCCTTCGGCCGTTCCGGTGATTTCGTCACCGCGCCGGAGGTCAGCCAGATCTTCGGCGAGATGATCGGCGTGTTCATCGTCCATGCGTGGCAGCGCCATGGCACACCGACAGACGTCCGCCTCGTCGAGATCGGCCCCGGCCGCGGCACCATGATGGCCGACATGCTGCGCGTCATCTCCCGCATCGCTCCACCGCTTTTCGACGCCATGACCGTGCATCTCGTCGAAACCAGCGAGCGCCTGCGCGATGTCCAGAGCCAGACGCTCGAACCCCACGGCGAGAAGATCACCTGGCACGATGGCTTCGACGAAGTACCATCAGGCTTCACGCTGATTGCCGCCAACGAACTCTTCGACGCCATCCCGATCCGCCAGTTCGTCCGCATGCCGACGGGGTTCCGTGAGCGCATGGTCGGTATCGACGCCGATGGCGAGCTGACTTTCGCCGCCGGCGTCGCCGGCCTCGATCCTACCTTGCTGCCCGAACCGGTGCAGAACGTGCCGGTCGGCACCCTCTTTGAGATCTCGCCTGCCCGCCAGGCGGTGATGATGGCGATCTGCGAGCGGCTGCGCGCCTTCGGCGGCACGGCGCTTACGATCGACTACGGCCATCTCGTCACCGGCTTCGGCGATACGCTGCAGGCCGTGCGCATGCATGAATTCGACCCGCCGCTCGCCCATCCCGGCGAAGCCGATCTGACGAGCCATGTCGACTTCCAGCAGCTCGCCGAAACGGCGCTTGCGGCCGGCCTCCATCTGAACGGCGCCCTGCATCAGGGTGATTTCCTGACCGGTCTCGGCATCCTCGATCGCGCAACCGCCCTCGGCCGCGATCGCGAGCCGCAGACCCAGCAGGTCATCCAGGCGGCGGTCGAAAGGCTCGCCGGCGCCGGTGAAGGCCGGATGGGCGAACTCTTCAAGGTGATGGCGGTCTCCTATCCCGCCCTCGATCTCATGCCCTTTCGTCCGGTGGATTGA